In Canis lupus familiaris isolate Mischka breed German Shepherd chromosome 9, alternate assembly UU_Cfam_GSD_1.0, whole genome shotgun sequence, a single window of DNA contains:
- the GIT1 gene encoding ARF GTPase-activating protein GIT1 isoform X2, which yields MHTPWTHKPAVAQKHRGDPGWASISRGVLVCDECCSVHRSLGRHISIVKHLRHSAWPPTLLQMVHTLASNGANSIWEHSLLDPAQVQSGRRKANPQDKVHPIKSEFIRAKYQMLAFVHKLPCRDDDGVTAKDLSKQLHSSVRTGNLETCLRLLSLGAQANFFHPEKGTTPLHVAAKAGQTLQAELLVVYGADPGSPDVNGRTPIDYARQAGHHELAERLVECQYELTDRLAFYLCGRKPDHKNGHYIIPQMADRSRQKCMSQSLDLSELAKAAKKKLQALSNRLFEELAMDVYDEVDRRENDAVWLATQNHSTLVTERSAVPFLPVNPEYSATRNQGRQKLARFNAREFATLIIDILSEAKRRQQGKSLSSPTDNLELSARSQSDLDDQHDYDSVASDEDTDQEPLRSAGATRNNRARSMDSSDLSDGAVTLQEYLELKKALATSEAKVQQLMKVNSSLSDELRRLQREIHKLQAENLQIRQPPGPVPTPPLPSDRAEHTSMGPGGSAHRRDRQAFSMYEPGSALKPFGGPPGDELTTRLQPFHSTELEDDAIYSVHVPAGLYRIRKGVSASAVPFTPSSPLLSCSQEGSRHTSKLSRHGSGADSDYENTQSGDPLLGLEGKRFLELGKEEDFHPELESLDGDLDPGLPSTEDVILKTEQVTKNIQELLRAAQEFKHDSFVPCSEKIHLAVTEMASLFPKRPALEPVRSSLRLLNASAYRLQSECRKTVPPEPGAPVDFQLLTQQVIQCAYDIAKAAKQLVTITTREKKQ from the exons ACCCCGGCTGGGCTTCCATCAGCAGGGGAGTGCTGGTGTGTGACGAGTGCTGCAGTGTGCACCGGAGCCTGGGCCGCCACATTTCCATCGTCAAGCACCTTCGCCACAGCGCCTGGCCTCCCACACTGCTGCAG ATGGTGCACACGCTCGCCAGCAACGGGGCCAACTCCATCTGGGAGCATTCCCTGCTGGACCCTGCACAAGTGCAGAGTGGCCGGCGCAAAGCCAACCCCCAAGACAAAGTCCA ccccatcAAGTCAGAATTCATCAGGGCCAAGTACCAGATGCTGGCGTTTGTGCACAAGCTTCCTTGCCGGGACGATGATGGGGTGACTGCCAAAGATCTCAGCAAG CAACTGCACTCAAGTGTTCGGACAGGCAACTTGGAGACGTGTCTGCGCTTGCTGTCCCTGGGTGCCCAAGCCAACTTCTTCCATCCAGAGAAGGGCACCACACCTCTGCACGTGGCTGCCAAGGCGGGGCAGACACTGCAGGCTGAGCTGCTCGTGGTGTATGGGGCTGACCCAGGCTCCCCTGATGTGAATGGCCGCACACCCATTGATTATGCCAG GCAGGCGGGGCACCATGAGCTGGCGGAAAGGCTAGTCGAGTGCCAGTATGAGCTCACTGACCGGTTGGCCTTCTATCTCTGTGGACGCAAGCCGG atCACAAGAATGGGCATTACATCATCCCACAGATGGCTGACAG ATCTCGGCAAAAGTGCATGTCTCAGAG CCTAGACCTGTCTGAGTTGGCCAAAGCTGCCAAGAAGAAGCTGCAGGCG CTCAGCAACCGgctttttgaggaacttgccATGGATGTGTATGACGAGGTggatagaagagaaaatgatgcTG TGTGGCTGGCTACCCAAAACCACAGCACCCTGGTGACAGAGCGCAGTGCTGTGCCCTTCCTGCCTGTGAACCCCGAGTACTCAGCCACACGGAATCAG GGGCGACAGAAGTTGGCCCGCTTTAATGCCCGAGAGTTTGCCACCTTGATCATAGACATTCTCAGCGAGGCCAAGCGGAGACAGCAGGGCAAGAGCCTGAGCAGCCCCACAG ACAACCTTgagctctctgcacggagccagAGTGACCTCGACGACCAACATGACTACGACAGTGTAGCCTCGGACGAGGACACGGACCAGGAGCCCCTGCGCAGCGCTGGTGCCACTAGGAACAACCGTGCCCGG AGCATGGACTCCTCAGACCTATCCGATGGGGCTGTAACACTGCAGGAATATCTGGAGCTCAAGAAGGCTCTGGCTACCTCCGAGGCCAAGGTGCAGCAGCTCATGAAGGTCAACAGCAGCTTGAGTGATGAGCTCCGGAGGCTACAGAGGGAG ATCCACAAGCTGCAGGCAGAGAACTTGCAGATTCGGCAGCCGCCGGGGCCAGTGCCCACACCCCCACTGCCCAGCGACAGAGCAGAACATACATCGATGGGGCCTGGTGGGAGTGCCCACCGCAGGGACCGCCAGGCCTTCTCCATGTATGAACCAGGCTCTGCCCTGAAGCCCTTTGGGGGCCCACCTGGGGACGAGCTTACCACCCGGCTACAGCCTTTCCACAGCACT GAGCTGGAGGATGATGCCATCTATTCAGTACACGTCCCTGCTGGCCTTTACCGG ATCCGGAAGGGGGTGTCAGCCTCAGCTGTGCCCttcactccctcctccccactgctgtcCTGTTCCCAGGAAGGAAGCCGTCACACG AGCAAGCTTTCCCGCCACGGCAGCGGTGCTGACAGTGACTATGAGAACACGCAAAGTGGGGACCCGCTGCTTGG ACTGGAAGGGAAGAGGTTTCTTGAGCTGGGCAAGGAAGAAGACTTCCACCCAGAGTTGGAGAGCCTGGACGGAGATCTCGACCCTGGACTTCCCAGCACAGAGGATGTCATCCTGAAGACGGAACAGGTCACCAAGAACATTCAGGAATTGTtgcgggctgcccaagaattcaAGCATGACAG CTTTGTGCCCTGCTCAGAGAAGATCCATTTGGCTGTGACTGAGATGGCCTCTCTCTTCCCAAAG agGCCAGCCCTGGAGCCTGTGCGCAGCTCACTGCGGCTGCTCAATGCCAGCGCCTACCGGCTGCAGAGTGAATGCCGGAAGACCGTGCCCCCAGAGCCCGGTGCCCCTGTGGACTTCCAGCTGCTGACTCAGCAGGTGATCCAGTGCGCCTATGACATCGCCAAGGCCGCCAAGCAGCTGGTTACCATCACCACCCGAGAAAAGAAGCAGTGA
- the GIT1 gene encoding ARF GTPase-activating protein GIT1 isoform X1 has translation MSRKGPRAEVCADCSAPDPGWASISRGVLVCDECCSVHRSLGRHISIVKHLRHSAWPPTLLQMVHTLASNGANSIWEHSLLDPAQVQSGRRKANPQDKVHPIKSEFIRAKYQMLAFVHKLPCRDDDGVTAKDLSKQLHSSVRTGNLETCLRLLSLGAQANFFHPEKGTTPLHVAAKAGQTLQAELLVVYGADPGSPDVNGRTPIDYARQAGHHELAERLVECQYELTDRLAFYLCGRKPDHKNGHYIIPQMADRSRQKCMSQSLDLSELAKAAKKKLQALSNRLFEELAMDVYDEVDRRENDAVWLATQNHSTLVTERSAVPFLPVNPEYSATRNQGRQKLARFNAREFATLIIDILSEAKRRQQGKSLSSPTDNLELSARSQSDLDDQHDYDSVASDEDTDQEPLRSAGATRNNRARSMDSSDLSDGAVTLQEYLELKKALATSEAKVQQLMKVNSSLSDELRRLQREIHKLQAENLQIRQPPGPVPTPPLPSDRAEHTSMGPGGSAHRRDRQAFSMYEPGSALKPFGGPPGDELTTRLQPFHSTELEDDAIYSVHVPAGLYRIRKGVSASAVPFTPSSPLLSCSQEGSRHTSKLSRHGSGADSDYENTQSGDPLLGLEGKRFLELGKEEDFHPELESLDGDLDPGLPSTEDVILKTEQVTKNIQELLRAAQEFKHDSFVPCSEKIHLAVTEMASLFPKRPALEPVRSSLRLLNASAYRLQSECRKTVPPEPGAPVDFQLLTQQVIQCAYDIAKAAKQLVTITTREKKQ, from the exons ATGTCCCGGAAGGGGCCGCGGGCGGAGGTGTGTGCGGACTGCAGCGCCCCGG ACCCCGGCTGGGCTTCCATCAGCAGGGGAGTGCTGGTGTGTGACGAGTGCTGCAGTGTGCACCGGAGCCTGGGCCGCCACATTTCCATCGTCAAGCACCTTCGCCACAGCGCCTGGCCTCCCACACTGCTGCAG ATGGTGCACACGCTCGCCAGCAACGGGGCCAACTCCATCTGGGAGCATTCCCTGCTGGACCCTGCACAAGTGCAGAGTGGCCGGCGCAAAGCCAACCCCCAAGACAAAGTCCA ccccatcAAGTCAGAATTCATCAGGGCCAAGTACCAGATGCTGGCGTTTGTGCACAAGCTTCCTTGCCGGGACGATGATGGGGTGACTGCCAAAGATCTCAGCAAG CAACTGCACTCAAGTGTTCGGACAGGCAACTTGGAGACGTGTCTGCGCTTGCTGTCCCTGGGTGCCCAAGCCAACTTCTTCCATCCAGAGAAGGGCACCACACCTCTGCACGTGGCTGCCAAGGCGGGGCAGACACTGCAGGCTGAGCTGCTCGTGGTGTATGGGGCTGACCCAGGCTCCCCTGATGTGAATGGCCGCACACCCATTGATTATGCCAG GCAGGCGGGGCACCATGAGCTGGCGGAAAGGCTAGTCGAGTGCCAGTATGAGCTCACTGACCGGTTGGCCTTCTATCTCTGTGGACGCAAGCCGG atCACAAGAATGGGCATTACATCATCCCACAGATGGCTGACAG ATCTCGGCAAAAGTGCATGTCTCAGAG CCTAGACCTGTCTGAGTTGGCCAAAGCTGCCAAGAAGAAGCTGCAGGCG CTCAGCAACCGgctttttgaggaacttgccATGGATGTGTATGACGAGGTggatagaagagaaaatgatgcTG TGTGGCTGGCTACCCAAAACCACAGCACCCTGGTGACAGAGCGCAGTGCTGTGCCCTTCCTGCCTGTGAACCCCGAGTACTCAGCCACACGGAATCAG GGGCGACAGAAGTTGGCCCGCTTTAATGCCCGAGAGTTTGCCACCTTGATCATAGACATTCTCAGCGAGGCCAAGCGGAGACAGCAGGGCAAGAGCCTGAGCAGCCCCACAG ACAACCTTgagctctctgcacggagccagAGTGACCTCGACGACCAACATGACTACGACAGTGTAGCCTCGGACGAGGACACGGACCAGGAGCCCCTGCGCAGCGCTGGTGCCACTAGGAACAACCGTGCCCGG AGCATGGACTCCTCAGACCTATCCGATGGGGCTGTAACACTGCAGGAATATCTGGAGCTCAAGAAGGCTCTGGCTACCTCCGAGGCCAAGGTGCAGCAGCTCATGAAGGTCAACAGCAGCTTGAGTGATGAGCTCCGGAGGCTACAGAGGGAG ATCCACAAGCTGCAGGCAGAGAACTTGCAGATTCGGCAGCCGCCGGGGCCAGTGCCCACACCCCCACTGCCCAGCGACAGAGCAGAACATACATCGATGGGGCCTGGTGGGAGTGCCCACCGCAGGGACCGCCAGGCCTTCTCCATGTATGAACCAGGCTCTGCCCTGAAGCCCTTTGGGGGCCCACCTGGGGACGAGCTTACCACCCGGCTACAGCCTTTCCACAGCACT GAGCTGGAGGATGATGCCATCTATTCAGTACACGTCCCTGCTGGCCTTTACCGG ATCCGGAAGGGGGTGTCAGCCTCAGCTGTGCCCttcactccctcctccccactgctgtcCTGTTCCCAGGAAGGAAGCCGTCACACG AGCAAGCTTTCCCGCCACGGCAGCGGTGCTGACAGTGACTATGAGAACACGCAAAGTGGGGACCCGCTGCTTGG ACTGGAAGGGAAGAGGTTTCTTGAGCTGGGCAAGGAAGAAGACTTCCACCCAGAGTTGGAGAGCCTGGACGGAGATCTCGACCCTGGACTTCCCAGCACAGAGGATGTCATCCTGAAGACGGAACAGGTCACCAAGAACATTCAGGAATTGTtgcgggctgcccaagaattcaAGCATGACAG CTTTGTGCCCTGCTCAGAGAAGATCCATTTGGCTGTGACTGAGATGGCCTCTCTCTTCCCAAAG agGCCAGCCCTGGAGCCTGTGCGCAGCTCACTGCGGCTGCTCAATGCCAGCGCCTACCGGCTGCAGAGTGAATGCCGGAAGACCGTGCCCCCAGAGCCCGGTGCCCCTGTGGACTTCCAGCTGCTGACTCAGCAGGTGATCCAGTGCGCCTATGACATCGCCAAGGCCGCCAAGCAGCTGGTTACCATCACCACCCGAGAAAAGAAGCAGTGA
- the GIT1 gene encoding ARF GTPase-activating protein GIT1 isoform X3 yields the protein MSRKGPRAEVCADCSAPDPGWASISRGVLVCDECCSVHRSLGRHISIVKHLRHSAWPPTLLQMVHTLASNGANSIWEHSLLDPAQVQSGRRKANPQDKVHPIKSEFIRAKYQMLAFVHKLPCRDDDGVTAKDLSKQLHSSVRTGNLETCLRLLSLGAQANFFHPEKGTTPLHVAAKAGQTLQAELLVVYGADPGSPDVNGRTPIDYARQAGHHELAERLVECQYELTDRLAFYLCGRKPDHKNGHYIIPQMADSLDLSELAKAAKKKLQALSNRLFEELAMDVYDEVDRRENDAVWLATQNHSTLVTERSAVPFLPVNPEYSATRNQGRQKLARFNAREFATLIIDILSEAKRRQQGKSLSSPTDNLELSARSQSDLDDQHDYDSVASDEDTDQEPLRSAGATRNNRARSMDSSDLSDGAVTLQEYLELKKALATSEAKVQQLMKVNSSLSDELRRLQREIHKLQAENLQIRQPPGPVPTPPLPSDRAEHTSMGPGGSAHRRDRQAFSMYEPGSALKPFGGPPGDELTTRLQPFHSTELEDDAIYSVHVPAGLYRIRKGVSASAVPFTPSSPLLSCSQEGSRHTSKLSRHGSGADSDYENTQSGDPLLGLEGKRFLELGKEEDFHPELESLDGDLDPGLPSTEDVILKTEQVTKNIQELLRAAQEFKHDSFVPCSEKIHLAVTEMASLFPKRPALEPVRSSLRLLNASAYRLQSECRKTVPPEPGAPVDFQLLTQQVIQCAYDIAKAAKQLVTITTREKKQ from the exons ATGTCCCGGAAGGGGCCGCGGGCGGAGGTGTGTGCGGACTGCAGCGCCCCGG ACCCCGGCTGGGCTTCCATCAGCAGGGGAGTGCTGGTGTGTGACGAGTGCTGCAGTGTGCACCGGAGCCTGGGCCGCCACATTTCCATCGTCAAGCACCTTCGCCACAGCGCCTGGCCTCCCACACTGCTGCAG ATGGTGCACACGCTCGCCAGCAACGGGGCCAACTCCATCTGGGAGCATTCCCTGCTGGACCCTGCACAAGTGCAGAGTGGCCGGCGCAAAGCCAACCCCCAAGACAAAGTCCA ccccatcAAGTCAGAATTCATCAGGGCCAAGTACCAGATGCTGGCGTTTGTGCACAAGCTTCCTTGCCGGGACGATGATGGGGTGACTGCCAAAGATCTCAGCAAG CAACTGCACTCAAGTGTTCGGACAGGCAACTTGGAGACGTGTCTGCGCTTGCTGTCCCTGGGTGCCCAAGCCAACTTCTTCCATCCAGAGAAGGGCACCACACCTCTGCACGTGGCTGCCAAGGCGGGGCAGACACTGCAGGCTGAGCTGCTCGTGGTGTATGGGGCTGACCCAGGCTCCCCTGATGTGAATGGCCGCACACCCATTGATTATGCCAG GCAGGCGGGGCACCATGAGCTGGCGGAAAGGCTAGTCGAGTGCCAGTATGAGCTCACTGACCGGTTGGCCTTCTATCTCTGTGGACGCAAGCCGG atCACAAGAATGGGCATTACATCATCCCACAGATGGCTGACAG CCTAGACCTGTCTGAGTTGGCCAAAGCTGCCAAGAAGAAGCTGCAGGCG CTCAGCAACCGgctttttgaggaacttgccATGGATGTGTATGACGAGGTggatagaagagaaaatgatgcTG TGTGGCTGGCTACCCAAAACCACAGCACCCTGGTGACAGAGCGCAGTGCTGTGCCCTTCCTGCCTGTGAACCCCGAGTACTCAGCCACACGGAATCAG GGGCGACAGAAGTTGGCCCGCTTTAATGCCCGAGAGTTTGCCACCTTGATCATAGACATTCTCAGCGAGGCCAAGCGGAGACAGCAGGGCAAGAGCCTGAGCAGCCCCACAG ACAACCTTgagctctctgcacggagccagAGTGACCTCGACGACCAACATGACTACGACAGTGTAGCCTCGGACGAGGACACGGACCAGGAGCCCCTGCGCAGCGCTGGTGCCACTAGGAACAACCGTGCCCGG AGCATGGACTCCTCAGACCTATCCGATGGGGCTGTAACACTGCAGGAATATCTGGAGCTCAAGAAGGCTCTGGCTACCTCCGAGGCCAAGGTGCAGCAGCTCATGAAGGTCAACAGCAGCTTGAGTGATGAGCTCCGGAGGCTACAGAGGGAG ATCCACAAGCTGCAGGCAGAGAACTTGCAGATTCGGCAGCCGCCGGGGCCAGTGCCCACACCCCCACTGCCCAGCGACAGAGCAGAACATACATCGATGGGGCCTGGTGGGAGTGCCCACCGCAGGGACCGCCAGGCCTTCTCCATGTATGAACCAGGCTCTGCCCTGAAGCCCTTTGGGGGCCCACCTGGGGACGAGCTTACCACCCGGCTACAGCCTTTCCACAGCACT GAGCTGGAGGATGATGCCATCTATTCAGTACACGTCCCTGCTGGCCTTTACCGG ATCCGGAAGGGGGTGTCAGCCTCAGCTGTGCCCttcactccctcctccccactgctgtcCTGTTCCCAGGAAGGAAGCCGTCACACG AGCAAGCTTTCCCGCCACGGCAGCGGTGCTGACAGTGACTATGAGAACACGCAAAGTGGGGACCCGCTGCTTGG ACTGGAAGGGAAGAGGTTTCTTGAGCTGGGCAAGGAAGAAGACTTCCACCCAGAGTTGGAGAGCCTGGACGGAGATCTCGACCCTGGACTTCCCAGCACAGAGGATGTCATCCTGAAGACGGAACAGGTCACCAAGAACATTCAGGAATTGTtgcgggctgcccaagaattcaAGCATGACAG CTTTGTGCCCTGCTCAGAGAAGATCCATTTGGCTGTGACTGAGATGGCCTCTCTCTTCCCAAAG agGCCAGCCCTGGAGCCTGTGCGCAGCTCACTGCGGCTGCTCAATGCCAGCGCCTACCGGCTGCAGAGTGAATGCCGGAAGACCGTGCCCCCAGAGCCCGGTGCCCCTGTGGACTTCCAGCTGCTGACTCAGCAGGTGATCCAGTGCGCCTATGACATCGCCAAGGCCGCCAAGCAGCTGGTTACCATCACCACCCGAGAAAAGAAGCAGTGA